A genome region from Mycobacterium florentinum includes the following:
- a CDS encoding oxygenase MpaB family protein → MTAQHDELAGPSFDVGVREAVPMPVDDEIAETAPRLGPDSLIWKFYGDHRTQFFGFQRVAGVENCIEQLAQGVLDHSVIFSDTLGRAKRTAPPLMKTVYSDNPHEWGRKVRDFHKPIKGTISDGSRYHALNPELFYWAHATFVDQVIYNTDMFIRRLSDAEKEQIFSEGKVWYSLYGVSGRGQPETYADFVTYWDDMLERFVPHKTVLYGTGYIRKGIPGPRWMPKPLWKILSAPLNAYTRLVLVGTMPPQMRDVCRLEWDTKKEKRFQRFAAVVRALNPVLNRLPLWFLYTPWAVTAWRRAGVDPRRLHNRAG, encoded by the coding sequence ATGACCGCCCAGCACGACGAGTTGGCCGGCCCGAGTTTTGACGTCGGCGTGCGCGAAGCGGTCCCGATGCCGGTCGACGACGAGATTGCCGAGACCGCGCCGCGGCTGGGGCCAGACTCGCTGATCTGGAAGTTCTACGGCGATCACCGGACGCAATTCTTCGGGTTTCAGCGCGTCGCCGGCGTCGAGAACTGCATCGAGCAGCTTGCCCAGGGCGTGCTCGATCACTCGGTGATCTTCAGCGACACGTTGGGCCGGGCCAAGCGAACCGCACCGCCGCTGATGAAGACCGTCTACTCCGACAACCCACACGAGTGGGGTCGCAAGGTCCGCGACTTCCACAAACCGATCAAAGGCACCATCAGCGACGGCTCCCGGTATCACGCCCTGAATCCCGAGTTGTTCTATTGGGCGCACGCCACTTTCGTCGACCAGGTCATCTACAACACCGACATGTTCATCCGGCGGCTGTCGGACGCCGAGAAGGAACAGATCTTCAGCGAAGGCAAGGTCTGGTACAGCCTCTACGGCGTCAGCGGGCGCGGCCAACCGGAGACCTACGCCGACTTCGTCACCTATTGGGACGACATGCTCGAGCGGTTCGTGCCGCACAAGACCGTCCTGTACGGCACCGGCTATATCCGCAAGGGGATTCCGGGACCGCGCTGGATGCCCAAGCCGCTGTGGAAGATCCTGTCCGCGCCGCTGAACGCTTACACTCGCCTCGTGCTGGTCGGAACCATGCCGCCGCAGATGCGCGACGTGTGCCGGCTGGAGTGGGATACCAAGAAGGAGAAGCGGTTTCAGCGATTCGCCGCCGTCGTGCGCGCGTTGAATCCGGTGCTCAACCGGTTGCCGCTCTGGTTCCTGTACACGCCGTGGGCGGTGACGGCGTGGCGCCGGGCGGGCGTTGACCCGCGCCGGCTGCACAACCGCGCCGGCTAG
- a CDS encoding TetR/AcrR family transcriptional regulator, producing MQSSSLRGDVDQIADVDRTILDTARAVFETYGVRRANIEDVAARAGVSRSTIYRRFPTKDDLVERVVRHEGELFFATLDRATAGCTPGEAVIEAFTLGVRLVQDSPLYSRIVESEPELFGLFSRSHVFPISQFADGIAHTLRRCGADIPEADLANIADVLLRVALGIIVFPTDRLDISDHAAVRRYAARYLVPIIGDLS from the coding sequence ATGCAGAGCAGCAGCCTCCGAGGCGATGTCGACCAAATCGCCGATGTCGACCGGACCATCCTGGACACCGCGCGAGCGGTCTTCGAGACCTACGGTGTGCGCCGGGCGAACATCGAGGACGTCGCCGCCCGGGCCGGGGTCAGCCGCAGCACCATCTACCGGCGTTTTCCCACCAAGGACGACCTGGTCGAACGGGTAGTGCGCCACGAGGGTGAACTTTTCTTCGCCACCCTGGACCGTGCCACCGCGGGCTGCACTCCGGGCGAAGCGGTGATCGAGGCGTTCACGCTGGGCGTGCGCCTGGTCCAGGACTCACCGCTGTACTCCCGCATCGTGGAAAGCGAACCCGAGCTGTTCGGCCTCTTCTCCCGGTCGCACGTCTTCCCGATCAGCCAGTTCGCCGACGGAATCGCGCACACCCTGCGCAGATGCGGGGCCGACATTCCCGAGGCCGACCTGGCCAACATCGCCGATGTCCTGCTGCGCGTGGCATTGGGCATCATCGTCTTCCCCACCGACCGGCTCGACATCTCCGATCACGCCGCTGTCCGGCGGTACGCCGCCCGCTATCTGGTGCCCATCATCGGCGACTTGTCGTAG